Proteins encoded in a region of the Isosphaeraceae bacterium EP7 genome:
- a CDS encoding sigma-70 family RNA polymerase sigma factor, whose product MDVEQLGRLIDGHSAALTLYARQWSGDPEDAVQDAFMALAALRSPPENPAAWLFRAVRNASINAGIAGKRRRRREAEVASHLPPWFDPDPGGLADYPLDPDEAQASLTALPDPQREVIVARLWGALTFEQIGELIGVSSSTAHRLYQTGLSTLRERLGVPCRPSPPRSTQI is encoded by the coding sequence ATGGACGTCGAGCAACTCGGACGCCTGATCGACGGCCATTCGGCCGCGCTTACCCTGTATGCCCGCCAGTGGTCGGGCGACCCCGAGGACGCGGTCCAGGACGCGTTCATGGCCCTGGCGGCGCTCCGCTCGCCGCCGGAAAACCCCGCCGCCTGGCTGTTCCGGGCGGTGCGAAACGCCTCGATCAACGCGGGGATCGCCGGCAAGCGAAGGCGGCGCCGCGAGGCCGAGGTCGCCTCTCACCTCCCCCCCTGGTTCGATCCCGACCCCGGGGGCCTGGCCGATTATCCGCTCGACCCCGACGAGGCGCAGGCCTCGCTGACCGCGCTGCCCGACCCGCAGCGCGAGGTGATCGTCGCCCGACTCTGGGGCGCCCTGACGTTCGAACAGATCGGCGAACTCATCGGTGTGTCGTCGAGCACCGCCCATCGCCTCTACCAAACCGGCCTCTCGACCCTGAGAGAACGCCTGGGGGTCCCATGCCGCCCGAGCCCGCCTCGCTCGACCCAGATCTGA
- a CDS encoding DUF1559 domain-containing protein, giving the protein MTLSWTLAACLLVGAPPQGEGAGVVSQLIGDEVAAVARVSLTGGTFERSVRQILGAHAESPELAGGLKSAGGLIGALEKAGAKELVILLDPADFPGFPVVVVPLTAGGNADEIKRLLTTDASGLPFHWPAAETIRGAVVAGKPEALARIKQAKPAARPDVEAALAASSKTSAFLAIVPSTVQRRALEESMTNLPPELGGAPPEIITRGLTWATLAMTDDAKPKLRVVLQGKDETAAVELRKVMALAIARGIPPLLAENPALKLATTLGATERAEAGARTTYELDMAAVAQELSKPLISARLAAQRSQSVNNLKQIGLAMHNYHDATKAFPPAYLAAKDGKPLLSWRVLILPYLDQAPLFKEFHLDEPWDSDHNRTLISKMPKVYDAPAATRALAAEGKTTYLTPRGATTMFPGAQGVKIQEITDGTSNTIMTLEADDQAAVIWTKPDDWEVKAPLDLQALFGRYQGGTSFGFADGSVRFLKKSINLQVMDALLTKSGGEVISSDAY; this is encoded by the coding sequence ATGACCCTCTCATGGACCCTGGCCGCCTGCTTGCTCGTCGGCGCCCCCCCGCAAGGGGAGGGCGCCGGAGTCGTGTCACAACTCATCGGCGACGAGGTCGCCGCCGTGGCGAGGGTCAGCCTGACGGGCGGGACCTTCGAACGCTCGGTCCGCCAGATCCTCGGCGCGCATGCCGAGAGCCCCGAACTCGCCGGCGGCCTGAAGTCAGCGGGGGGACTGATCGGCGCGTTGGAGAAGGCCGGGGCCAAGGAGCTCGTCATCCTGCTCGATCCGGCCGACTTCCCCGGCTTTCCGGTCGTCGTCGTCCCGCTGACCGCCGGCGGCAACGCCGACGAGATCAAGCGGCTTTTGACCACGGATGCGTCCGGCCTGCCGTTTCACTGGCCGGCCGCCGAGACGATCCGGGGCGCGGTCGTGGCGGGCAAGCCCGAGGCCCTCGCCCGGATCAAGCAGGCCAAGCCCGCGGCACGCCCCGACGTCGAAGCCGCCCTGGCCGCCTCCTCGAAGACCTCGGCCTTCCTGGCGATCGTGCCCAGCACCGTCCAGCGGCGCGCCCTTGAGGAGTCGATGACCAACCTTCCCCCCGAGCTCGGCGGGGCGCCCCCGGAGATCATCACCAGGGGCCTGACCTGGGCCACGCTCGCCATGACCGATGACGCCAAGCCCAAGCTTCGCGTGGTGCTCCAGGGGAAGGACGAGACCGCGGCCGTCGAGCTGCGCAAGGTCATGGCCCTGGCCATCGCCCGCGGAATTCCTCCCCTCCTCGCAGAAAATCCCGCCCTCAAATTGGCCACAACCCTGGGAGCGACCGAGCGTGCCGAGGCCGGTGCTCGCACGACGTATGAGCTGGACATGGCCGCCGTGGCCCAGGAGCTGAGCAAGCCCCTCATCTCGGCCCGGCTTGCCGCGCAGCGGTCCCAGAGCGTCAACAACCTGAAGCAGATCGGCCTGGCGATGCACAATTATCACGACGCGACGAAAGCGTTCCCGCCGGCCTATCTCGCCGCCAAGGACGGCAAGCCACTGCTGAGCTGGCGCGTCCTGATCCTCCCTTACCTCGACCAGGCCCCTCTCTTCAAGGAGTTCCACCTCGACGAGCCCTGGGACAGCGACCACAACCGCACGCTCATCTCCAAGATGCCCAAGGTCTACGACGCCCCGGCCGCCACGCGAGCCCTGGCCGCCGAGGGGAAGACGACCTATCTCACCCCGCGCGGGGCGACGACGATGTTCCCGGGCGCCCAAGGCGTGAAGATCCAGGAGATCACCGACGGCACGTCCAACACCATCATGACCCTGGAAGCCGACGACCAGGCCGCCGTCATCTGGACCAAGCCCGACGACTGGGAGGTCAAGGCCCCGCTCGACTTGCAGGCCCTCTTCGGACGCTACCAGGGGGGAACGAGCTTCGGGTTCGCCGACGGATCGGTCCGCTTCCTGAAGAAGTCGATCAACCTGCAAGTCATGGATGCGCTGCTCACCAAGAGCGGCGGCGAAGTGATCAGCTCCGACGCGTACTGA
- a CDS encoding DMT family transporter gives MSTLAVELVPGVGRRATTGWRTYVCLTLMVLIGSGTAPAAKLALRGLPVGLLPVLRFGIAGLCLLPLACKGGALAALFRNDWKRLLIAAAFCVPINQALFLNGTKLAPVSHTALIYAALPLVVLGLAAALGQERLTRRRLLGVLASVVGLAVIAEGASRPGGVSAPGVLLGDLFLVGAVTSWGVYVTVSKPLVTRHGAIPSLAATFLAGSLLTVPIALATTPEWPPLAGISTRAWQGMIYLTLIVTVVGLAFQNQALRRLDASHVTTVGNVAPVLTVLWGVWFFDDPFTPSLAVGGALTVGGALWASLSAVR, from the coding sequence TTGAGTACGCTGGCGGTGGAGTTGGTGCCGGGTGTGGGACGCCGGGCGACGACGGGGTGGCGCACCTACGTCTGTTTAACCTTGATGGTCCTGATCGGTTCGGGCACGGCCCCTGCGGCCAAGCTCGCCTTGCGCGGGCTGCCTGTGGGCCTGCTGCCTGTGCTCAGGTTCGGCATCGCGGGGCTCTGCCTGCTGCCGCTGGCGTGCAAAGGTGGGGCGCTCGCCGCTCTGTTCCGCAATGACTGGAAGCGGCTCTTGATTGCGGCGGCCTTCTGCGTGCCGATCAACCAGGCCCTCTTCCTGAACGGGACGAAGCTGGCACCGGTCTCGCACACGGCGCTCATCTACGCGGCCCTGCCGCTGGTGGTGCTGGGCTTGGCCGCGGCCCTGGGGCAAGAACGCTTGACGCGCCGACGTTTGCTGGGCGTGCTGGCCAGTGTCGTCGGCCTGGCGGTGATCGCGGAAGGGGCGTCTCGACCGGGCGGGGTCTCGGCGCCGGGGGTGTTGCTGGGCGACCTCTTTCTCGTGGGTGCGGTGACGTCGTGGGGCGTCTACGTTACGGTGAGCAAGCCCCTGGTGACGCGCCACGGGGCCATCCCGTCGCTGGCGGCCACCTTCCTGGCCGGGAGCCTGCTGACGGTCCCGATCGCCCTGGCCACGACGCCGGAGTGGCCCCCCCTGGCGGGGATCTCGACCCGAGCCTGGCAGGGGATGATCTACCTGACATTGATCGTGACCGTGGTCGGCCTGGCGTTCCAGAACCAGGCGCTCCGGCGTCTGGATGCCAGCCACGTGACGACGGTGGGCAACGTGGCCCCGGTGCTGACGGTGCTCTGGGGCGTCTGGTTCTTCGACGACCCGTTCACGCCGAGCCTGGCCGTGGGCGGCGCCTTGACGGTCGGCGGTGCGCTCTGGGCGAGCCTGTCGGCGGTGCGTTGA
- a CDS encoding FHA domain-containing protein, which translates to MTDPPTEAFAAACRFRGPLRFGISDAMASSRDDYYVERPYAVVGRDVHSDLVIDHWLVSKKHVYFQAIAGRIYAIDLGSRAGLKWASGMAAHGWADVPGGLQLGPHTVSVADGLDGRDDGKPPAWTPLAAQADDPETPLSVRIEPLELGEAFAPKRINRPITLVGRAPGCRVRIDHPSVSNFHCALVSVSDQLWMVDLLGRDGVRVNGELTRHARLMADDVLRIGSHNLRILEGSSNTPPPRVVGKALRRRDSQALIGRVAFPATSNGLQTYIEPAVSRTPARMEPAEELDVRAVLEQFGTIQSQMLDQFYQAMMTMMKFQQEAHQGQISQMKGETEQLRDLVRELHAMKAIQAAPSPAPPVAPPPAAPMPPHPHFAPEPAPQPAAEPAPPRQAKATQPADAKTQSVDDIQDWLAKRFDTIQGEQQGRWRKLFDSVIGQSGRPVKGERT; encoded by the coding sequence ATGACAGATCCCCCCACCGAAGCCTTCGCGGCCGCGTGCCGGTTCCGAGGCCCGTTACGGTTCGGCATCAGCGACGCGATGGCGTCGAGTCGGGACGACTACTACGTCGAGCGGCCCTACGCCGTGGTCGGGCGGGACGTCCATTCGGATCTGGTGATCGACCACTGGTTGGTCAGCAAGAAGCACGTCTATTTCCAGGCGATTGCCGGGCGGATCTATGCGATCGACCTGGGGAGCCGGGCGGGCCTGAAGTGGGCCTCGGGGATGGCGGCCCACGGCTGGGCCGATGTGCCGGGCGGGCTCCAGCTCGGCCCGCATACGGTCAGCGTGGCCGATGGGCTGGACGGTCGGGATGACGGCAAGCCGCCCGCCTGGACGCCGCTGGCCGCCCAGGCCGACGACCCGGAGACGCCGCTCTCGGTGCGGATCGAGCCGCTTGAGCTGGGCGAAGCCTTCGCGCCCAAGCGGATCAACCGGCCGATCACGCTGGTGGGCCGCGCGCCGGGGTGCCGGGTCCGGATCGACCACCCGAGCGTCTCCAACTTCCATTGCGCCTTGGTCTCGGTGTCGGACCAGCTCTGGATGGTCGACCTGCTGGGCCGCGACGGTGTGCGGGTCAACGGCGAGCTGACGCGGCACGCCCGACTGATGGCCGATGACGTCCTGCGGATCGGCTCGCACAACCTTCGGATCCTGGAAGGCTCGAGCAATACGCCCCCGCCCCGGGTGGTCGGCAAGGCGCTGCGACGTCGCGACTCGCAGGCCCTGATCGGGCGAGTGGCCTTCCCCGCGACCTCCAACGGGCTCCAGACCTACATCGAGCCCGCCGTGTCGCGTACACCCGCGCGGATGGAGCCGGCGGAGGAGCTGGACGTCCGGGCGGTGCTGGAGCAGTTCGGCACCATCCAGAGCCAGATGCTCGACCAGTTCTACCAGGCCATGATGACGATGATGAAGTTCCAGCAGGAGGCGCACCAGGGGCAGATCTCGCAGATGAAGGGCGAGACCGAGCAGCTGCGCGATCTGGTGCGCGAGCTTCACGCGATGAAGGCCATCCAGGCCGCACCGAGCCCTGCCCCGCCCGTCGCCCCGCCGCCCGCCGCCCCCATGCCCCCGCACCCCCACTTCGCGCCCGAACCGGCACCGCAGCCGGCGGCCGAACCTGCTCCCCCGCGCCAGGCGAAGGCAACGCAGCCGGCGGATGCCAAGACGCAGAGCGTCGACGACATCCAGGACTGGCTGGCGAAGCGATTCGACACGATCCAGGGTGAGCAGCAGGGGCGCTGGCGCAAGCTGTTCGACTCGGTGATCGGCCAGTCGGGCAGGCCGGTCAAGGGCGAGCGGACCTGA
- a CDS encoding putative sugar nucleotidyl transferase: MRLCLVEDGGVSGLEPLTLTRPAFDLRLGATTLEAKLARAFDIGPGPARRGCVVRPHLADIRRSRDPQTVVNSVDWLAKAPTVVANGRWVPPSGFEVPATGGTWVGLCDGRPAFAMVGPGDSPGLEPGRVGPWFEDLAARLDGFDVGGEWIDRPWDLVTKNGPHIARDFREGGRVGVSNHHLARLALVGPVDRLFVHETAQIDPYTVLDTTLGPIIVGPGAIIRPFTRLEGPCVIGRGSVISRAEIRGGTTIGPDCRVSGDVEASILHGQVRKDSGGTLGHAYVGEWVDLGPIASGGASSDGMLSVSLCGDPIATGQDRVGCFVGDHSRMGPGSVLDSGTSIGVMCNLAPAGSPVPRHVPSFASLTHGGVAPGFDLEELFGAARSAMALHGHDFRESERSLLLDLFERTRLERERAYQKADRRRDEPRPAASAGG; the protein is encoded by the coding sequence ATGCGACTCTGCCTGGTGGAGGATGGCGGTGTCTCAGGCCTCGAGCCGCTGACGCTGACCCGGCCCGCATTCGACCTGCGGCTGGGGGCCACGACCCTGGAAGCCAAGCTGGCGCGTGCCTTCGACATCGGCCCGGGCCCGGCGCGGCGCGGGTGCGTCGTTCGGCCTCATCTCGCGGACATCCGCCGATCCCGCGATCCTCAGACGGTGGTGAACTCGGTCGACTGGCTGGCCAAGGCCCCGACGGTGGTGGCCAACGGCCGCTGGGTCCCGCCCTCTGGGTTCGAAGTCCCGGCGACCGGCGGTACCTGGGTCGGGCTTTGCGACGGCCGGCCCGCCTTCGCGATGGTCGGGCCGGGCGACTCACCGGGTCTGGAGCCCGGTCGCGTCGGCCCCTGGTTCGAAGACCTGGCAGCCCGCCTGGACGGCTTCGACGTCGGGGGAGAGTGGATCGACCGCCCCTGGGACCTGGTGACGAAGAACGGGCCGCACATCGCACGCGACTTCCGAGAGGGGGGGCGCGTCGGCGTCAGCAACCACCACCTGGCGCGCCTGGCCCTGGTCGGCCCGGTCGACCGCCTGTTCGTGCACGAGACGGCGCAGATCGACCCGTACACAGTCCTGGACACCACGTTGGGTCCGATCATCGTCGGCCCGGGGGCGATCATCCGGCCGTTCACGCGGCTTGAGGGCCCCTGCGTCATCGGGCGCGGGAGCGTCATCTCCCGCGCCGAGATCCGCGGCGGCACGACGATCGGGCCCGACTGCCGGGTGTCGGGCGACGTCGAGGCGTCGATCCTCCACGGCCAGGTCCGCAAGGATTCGGGGGGGACGCTTGGTCACGCCTACGTGGGGGAATGGGTCGACCTGGGGCCAATCGCCTCCGGAGGGGCCAGCAGTGACGGTATGCTGAGCGTCTCGCTGTGCGGCGACCCGATCGCCACCGGCCAGGACCGGGTCGGCTGCTTCGTGGGCGACCACTCGAGGATGGGGCCGGGGAGCGTCCTGGACTCGGGGACGTCCATCGGCGTGATGTGCAACCTGGCACCGGCCGGCTCGCCGGTGCCGAGGCACGTCCCGTCATTCGCGTCATTGACGCACGGAGGCGTGGCACCCGGGTTCGACCTTGAAGAACTGTTCGGGGCCGCGAGATCCGCGATGGCCTTGCATGGGCACGACTTTCGCGAGTCAGAACGCAGTCTTCTCCTCGACCTGTTCGAGCGGACCCGGCTGGAACGCGAGCGGGCGTACCAGAAAGCCGATCGGCGCCGCGACGAGCCACGTCCGGCAGCCTCGGCTGGCGGTTGA
- a CDS encoding metallophosphoesterase family protein yields MNRDDGTMRIGLISDTHDKLARTEMAVRRLLDEGAEVLLHCGDLTTAGAVERCVGVPAYFVLGNNDYDEKGLRKAIEDSGGTCLGLGGEIEIAGRRLAITHGHSGHMVRRLSVSAPDYLFYGHTHVAVDELHGKTRWINPGALHRAEDYRAALLNLETGELTSFLFA; encoded by the coding sequence ATGAACAGGGACGATGGCACCATGCGGATCGGCCTGATTTCGGATACTCACGACAAGCTCGCCCGGACCGAGATGGCCGTGCGTAGGTTGCTCGATGAGGGGGCCGAGGTGCTCCTCCACTGTGGAGACCTGACGACAGCGGGCGCCGTGGAGCGGTGCGTGGGCGTTCCCGCCTACTTCGTGCTCGGCAATAACGACTACGACGAGAAGGGGTTGCGCAAGGCCATCGAGGACTCGGGCGGAACCTGCCTGGGTCTGGGCGGCGAGATCGAGATCGCCGGGCGGCGGCTGGCTATCACGCACGGTCATTCGGGCCACATGGTCCGTCGGCTGAGCGTCTCCGCTCCGGACTATCTTTTTTATGGCCACACCCACGTTGCGGTCGACGAACTCCACGGCAAAACACGCTGGATTAACCCTGGAGCCCTACATCGGGCCGAGGATTATCGCGCGGCTCTGCTGAATCTGGAGACCGGAGAGCTGACCTCGTTCCTGTTTGCCTGA
- the rplU gene encoding 50S ribosomal protein L21, which produces MYAIFEDGSHQFRVSQGDRIVVDLRPGELGDEVVFNKVLLFAGEGSPVIGLPVIEGATVTAKIVDHFRGKKIVIQKFRRRKDMRRRNGHRQSHTTVQITGLVAPV; this is translated from the coding sequence ATGTACGCGATCTTCGAGGATGGTAGTCATCAGTTCCGCGTCAGCCAGGGCGATCGCATCGTCGTGGACCTTCGCCCGGGCGAACTCGGCGACGAGGTCGTCTTCAACAAGGTCCTGCTGTTCGCCGGCGAAGGCAGCCCGGTGATCGGCCTGCCGGTCATCGAAGGGGCCACGGTCACCGCCAAGATCGTCGACCACTTCCGCGGCAAGAAAATTGTCATCCAGAAGTTCCGTCGCCGCAAAGATATGCGTCGCCGCAACGGTCACCGCCAGTCGCACACCACCGTTCAGATCACCGGCCTCGTCGCCCCGGTCTGA
- a CDS encoding vitamin B12-dependent ribonucleotide reductase, with amino-acid sequence MATVEDRSVGVATGQVRAGRARTGMAIPRVFSAEGTSPYDLIEWDLRSAEIKDERGKAIFQQHNCEIPKSWSQLATNVVVSKYFYGEVDTPERETSVRDLVDRVTRTIADWGKADGYFASEEDGERFYDELTSLCLNQYGSFNSPVWFNVGLHHRYGVSGPANNWRWDEETRGVVQVHNAYEYPQGAACFIQAVSDDMADIMRLATAEAMLFKFGSGTGTDLSTLRSSKEKLSGGGRPSGPVSFMRVYDAVASVVKSGGKTRRAAKMQTLKVHHPDILDFIECKTKEERKAQTLIRSGYEANFNGEAYSSVLFQNANLSVRATDGFLRAVEVGGDWTTRAVTTGRPMDTMPALGLMDKIAEGTWLCGDPGMQFEDTIQRWHTCPNTAPINSSNPCSEYMFIDDSACNLSSINLMKFRREDGSFDATAFRAACRIFITAQEILVDHASYPTDRIASNSHKFRPLGLGYANLGSLIMASGKPYDSPEGRALAGCITALMHGQAYLTSSEHAAHLGPFDGFAVNREPMLRVMEMHRDSLESIDRSAVPELLAEARIVWDECVESGREHGYRNSQVTVLAPTGTIAFMMDCDTTGIEPDIALVKYKSLAGGGMLKIVNRTVPMALRELGYDEPTVGGVLDYIDSHDTIEGAPGLLDEHLAVFDCAFAPPQGGRSIHYRGHLLMMSAVQPFLSGAISKTVNMPTEATVEDIRNAYLEGWHLGLKALAIYRDGSKGSQPVNTKSEETKASDARVLAESLAQVEAAVAAAAAAVVAPAPAPAPIPVVAAPTAVVTQPRRERLPDTRRSMTHKFDIQGHEGYVTVGFFSDGRPGELFITMAKEGSTIGGLMDTIGTLVSMGLQYGVPLSVFVNKFAHQRFEPAGFTRNPDIPIAKSVTDYIFRWLGMEFLPGYREANAPKREPVEEVSAPVAPVVKVNGHRSATQDDLDHAEAVAHVTQPDPAPTPAPAPAAVDQPPVYTVGNQQEQFAHFQSDAPACDNCGSLTVRCGTCYRCFNCGNSMGCS; translated from the coding sequence ATGGCAACGGTCGAAGATCGGTCGGTTGGGGTCGCAACAGGACAGGTTCGCGCGGGGCGAGCACGAACCGGGATGGCAATCCCTCGCGTTTTCAGCGCGGAAGGGACCAGCCCCTATGACCTCATCGAGTGGGATCTCCGCTCTGCGGAGATCAAGGACGAGCGCGGCAAGGCGATCTTCCAGCAGCACAACTGCGAGATCCCCAAGTCCTGGAGCCAGCTGGCTACCAACGTCGTCGTCAGCAAGTACTTCTACGGCGAGGTCGACACCCCGGAGCGCGAGACCAGCGTCCGCGACCTGGTCGACCGGGTCACCCGAACCATCGCCGACTGGGGCAAGGCCGACGGCTATTTCGCCTCGGAAGAGGACGGCGAGCGGTTCTATGACGAGCTGACCTCACTCTGCCTGAATCAGTACGGGTCGTTCAACTCGCCCGTCTGGTTCAACGTCGGCCTGCACCACCGCTACGGCGTCAGCGGCCCGGCCAACAACTGGCGCTGGGACGAGGAGACGCGCGGCGTCGTCCAGGTCCACAACGCCTACGAGTATCCTCAGGGTGCCGCCTGTTTCATCCAGGCCGTCTCTGACGACATGGCCGATATCATGCGCCTGGCCACGGCCGAGGCCATGCTCTTCAAGTTCGGATCGGGCACCGGCACCGACCTGTCCACCTTGCGTTCCAGCAAGGAGAAGCTCTCCGGCGGCGGCCGCCCCTCGGGCCCCGTCAGCTTCATGCGCGTCTACGACGCCGTGGCCAGCGTCGTCAAGAGCGGCGGCAAGACCCGTCGCGCCGCCAAGATGCAGACCCTCAAGGTCCATCACCCCGACATCCTCGACTTCATCGAGTGCAAGACCAAGGAAGAGCGGAAGGCCCAGACCCTGATCCGTTCCGGGTACGAGGCCAACTTCAACGGCGAGGCGTACAGCTCTGTCCTCTTCCAGAACGCCAACCTCTCCGTCCGTGCCACCGACGGCTTCCTCCGCGCCGTCGAAGTTGGGGGCGACTGGACCACCCGCGCCGTCACCACCGGCCGGCCCATGGACACCATGCCCGCCCTGGGCCTGATGGACAAGATCGCCGAGGGGACCTGGCTCTGCGGCGACCCCGGCATGCAGTTCGAGGACACGATCCAGCGCTGGCACACCTGCCCCAACACCGCGCCGATCAACTCTTCGAACCCCTGCTCCGAGTACATGTTCATCGACGACAGCGCCTGCAACCTGTCCTCGATCAACCTGATGAAGTTCCGCCGCGAAGACGGCTCGTTCGACGCCACGGCCTTCCGCGCCGCCTGCCGGATCTTCATCACCGCGCAGGAGATCCTGGTCGACCACGCCAGCTATCCGACCGATCGGATCGCCTCGAATAGCCACAAGTTCCGCCCCCTGGGCCTGGGCTACGCCAATCTCGGCAGCCTGATCATGGCCAGCGGCAAGCCGTATGACTCCCCCGAGGGTCGTGCCCTGGCCGGCTGCATCACCGCCCTGATGCACGGTCAGGCCTACCTGACCAGCTCCGAGCACGCCGCCCACCTCGGGCCGTTCGACGGCTTCGCCGTCAACCGCGAGCCCATGCTCCGGGTGATGGAGATGCACCGCGACTCGCTGGAGTCGATCGATCGCTCCGCCGTCCCCGAGCTGCTGGCCGAGGCCCGCATCGTCTGGGACGAGTGCGTCGAGTCGGGTCGCGAGCACGGCTATCGCAACAGCCAGGTGACGGTGCTGGCCCCCACCGGGACCATCGCGTTCATGATGGACTGCGACACCACCGGCATCGAGCCCGACATCGCCCTGGTCAAGTACAAGAGCCTGGCCGGTGGCGGCATGCTCAAGATCGTCAACCGGACCGTCCCGATGGCCCTGCGTGAGCTGGGCTACGACGAGCCGACCGTCGGCGGCGTGCTCGACTACATCGACAGCCACGACACGATCGAGGGGGCCCCGGGCCTGCTCGACGAACACCTCGCCGTCTTCGACTGTGCCTTCGCCCCGCCGCAGGGTGGCCGGAGCATCCACTACCGCGGCCATCTGCTGATGATGTCCGCCGTCCAGCCGTTCCTCTCGGGGGCCATCTCCAAGACGGTCAACATGCCCACCGAGGCGACCGTCGAGGACATCCGCAACGCTTACCTCGAAGGCTGGCACCTCGGCCTCAAGGCCCTGGCCATCTACCGAGACGGTTCCAAGGGGAGCCAGCCGGTGAACACCAAGTCGGAGGAGACCAAGGCCAGCGACGCCAGGGTCCTGGCCGAGTCACTTGCCCAGGTCGAGGCCGCCGTTGCTGCCGCCGCCGCCGCGGTCGTCGCCCCCGCCCCCGCCCCCGCCCCCATCCCGGTCGTCGCCGCCCCGACGGCCGTCGTCACCCAGCCCCGCCGCGAGCGCCTTCCCGACACCCGTCGGAGCATGACGCACAAGTTCGACATCCAGGGGCACGAGGGCTACGTCACCGTCGGCTTCTTCTCCGACGGCCGCCCCGGCGAGCTGTTCATCACGATGGCCAAAGAAGGCTCGACCATCGGCGGCCTGATGGACACCATCGGCACCCTGGTCTCGATGGGCCTCCAGTACGGCGTCCCGCTGTCGGTCTTCGTCAACAAGTTCGCCCACCAGCGGTTCGAGCCGGCCGGCTTCACCCGCAACCCCGACATCCCCATCGCCAAGAGCGTGACCGACTACATCTTCCGCTGGCTGGGCATGGAGTTCCTCCCCGGCTACCGCGAGGCCAACGCCCCCAAGCGTGAGCCCGTCGAGGAAGTCTCGGCCCCTGTCGCCCCGGTCGTGAAGGTCAACGGCCACCGCTCGGCCACCCAGGACGACCTCGACCACGCCGAAGCCGTCGCCCATGTGACCCAGCCCGATCCGGCCCCCACGCCCGCCCCGGCCCCTGCCGCCGTGGACCAGCCGCCGGTCTACACGGTGGGCAATCAGCAGGAGCAGTTCGCTCACTTCCAGAGCGACGCCCCCGCCTGCGACAACTGCGGCTCCCTGACGGTCCGCTGCGGCACCTGCTACCGCTGCTTCAACTGCGGAAACAGCATGGGCTGCTCCTGA